One stretch of Flavobacterium sp. 9 DNA includes these proteins:
- a CDS encoding nucleoside recognition domain-containing protein, translating to MVLSRFWLTIFISSIIFIIISLFTANTYTIDYVLNGKKDDPILVSEKYAEQLPAFIKDSIKKAPDQTMIINRDTLNADTTYVYKNKTVKIYSGVQKSDGLLPTCKTTLLDLILPLIAYLAFFCGLMELLIISGVSGKLAKALSPVFVKVFPSIPKNHPSISYMTLNFAANFLGLDSAATPFGLKAMESLQEINPDKDKASDAQIMFMCLHASGLTLIATSIIGYRAAANASNPADVMLPCIITSFIGTIAAFLIVGIKQKINFKSASLVIALMVLIAAIVGLLMYVNHLDLIGKNYFTANLSGLILIGIIVATLIFSFIHEKKFTEANTTVFDAFVVGANNGVKTGVTIFPYVLGMLVAISLFRNSGLFEIISDGIAFIFSNMGVNKQITDALPVAMLRPFSSAGSRGFLIDSMNTFGADSLTGRLSSIFQCSAESTFYVIAVYFGSVNIKNTRYALGTMLLVDVICVITAIFVASWFF from the coding sequence ATGGTATTAAGTAGATTTTGGTTAACTATTTTTATTTCGTCGATTATCTTTATTATAATCAGCTTATTCACAGCCAACACTTATACTATTGATTATGTTTTGAATGGAAAAAAGGATGATCCTATTCTTGTTTCAGAAAAATATGCAGAGCAACTTCCTGCTTTCATAAAAGACAGCATCAAAAAAGCGCCGGATCAAACGATGATTATCAATCGTGATACGCTTAATGCCGACACAACTTATGTTTATAAAAACAAAACCGTAAAAATTTACAGCGGCGTTCAAAAATCAGATGGTTTATTGCCAACTTGTAAAACTACTTTGCTCGATTTGATTCTGCCACTTATCGCCTATTTAGCTTTTTTCTGCGGATTAATGGAGCTTTTAATCATTTCTGGAGTATCCGGAAAATTAGCTAAAGCATTGAGTCCGGTTTTTGTAAAAGTGTTTCCAAGTATTCCCAAAAACCACCCTTCTATTTCTTACATGACGTTAAACTTTGCTGCGAACTTCTTAGGATTAGATTCTGCTGCAACACCATTTGGTCTTAAAGCAATGGAAAGTTTACAAGAAATCAACCCCGATAAAGACAAAGCCAGCGACGCACAAATTATGTTTATGTGTCTGCACGCTTCTGGTTTGACTTTGATCGCAACTTCTATTATTGGTTATCGCGCTGCTGCAAATGCAAGTAATCCTGCAGATGTTATGTTGCCTTGTATCATTACTTCGTTTATTGGTACAATTGCCGCTTTTTTAATTGTTGGAATCAAACAAAAAATTAACTTTAAAAGTGCTTCTCTTGTTATCGCCTTAATGGTATTAATCGCCGCCATTGTTGGTTTGTTGATGTATGTGAACCATTTGGACTTAATAGGGAAAAATTATTTTACGGCTAATCTTTCGGGATTAATATTAATTGGGATAATTGTTGCGACTTTGATTTTTTCATTCATACATGAAAAGAAATTTACCGAAGCAAACACTACCGTTTTTGATGCATTTGTTGTAGGAGCAAATAACGGAGTTAAAACGGGAGTTACTATTTTTCCTTATGTTTTAGGAATGTTGGTCGCTATTTCATTATTCAGAAACAGTGGTTTATTTGAAATCATTAGTGATGGAATTGCTTTTATTTTCTCAAATATGGGTGTCAATAAACAAATTACCGATGCTTTGCCGGTTGCGATGTTAAGACCTTTTAGTTCTGCAGGATCACGAGGCTTTTTAATTGATTCAATGAATACTTTTGGCGCTGATTCCTTAACGGGAAGATTAAGCAGCATTTTTCAATGTAGTGCCGAAAGCACTTTTTATGTGATTGCCGTTTATTTTGGTTCTGTTAATATCAAAAATACACGATATGCTTTAGGCACAATGCTTCTGGTTGATGTGATTTGTGTAATTACGGCGATTTTTGTTGCTAGTTGGTTTTTTTAA
- a CDS encoding 3'-5' exonuclease: protein MIEKINLNNILFLDIETVPEEENFNSLDAEMQSLWDHKTQYQRKDDFTPEEFYDRAGIWAEFGKIICISVGYFTIKGDVRNFRVTSFFGDEKKILKDFNNLLNNHFNQPQHLLCGHNAKEFDIPFIARRMIINQIAIPDKLNLFGKKPWEIAHLDTLELWKFGDYKHFTSLKLLTKILGVPSPKGDIDGSQVGHVYYVEKDIDRIITYCEKDTIAVAQVFLRLRREELLIDDEIIHV, encoded by the coding sequence ATGATTGAAAAAATAAACCTCAACAACATATTATTTCTCGATATAGAAACCGTTCCGGAAGAAGAGAACTTCAATTCGCTTGACGCGGAAATGCAATCTTTATGGGATCATAAAACACAATATCAAAGAAAGGACGATTTTACTCCCGAAGAATTTTACGATCGCGCCGGAATTTGGGCCGAGTTTGGGAAGATTATCTGTATTTCTGTTGGATATTTTACAATAAAAGGTGATGTCCGAAATTTTAGAGTAACATCGTTTTTTGGCGATGAAAAGAAGATATTAAAGGACTTCAATAATCTGCTGAACAATCATTTTAATCAGCCGCAACATCTTTTATGCGGACATAATGCCAAAGAATTTGATATTCCGTTTATTGCCCGAAGAATGATCATCAACCAAATTGCGATTCCGGACAAACTGAATTTATTTGGCAAGAAACCTTGGGAAATTGCCCATTTAGACACTTTAGAATTATGGAAGTTTGGCGACTATAAACATTTCACGTCTTTAAAGTTGCTGACTAAGATTCTCGGTGTTCCATCGCCAAAAGGCGATATCGACGGAAGTCAGGTTGGCCATGTTTATTACGTAGAAAAAGACATCGACCGAATTATAACATATTGCGAAAAAGATACGATTGCCGTAGCGCAGGTTTTCCTTCGCTTACGCCGAGAAGAGTTATTAATAGATGATGAAATTATTCACGTTTAA
- a CDS encoding winged helix DNA-binding domain-containing protein — MTHQEISHYRLISQKLYKTTPCSPQEIVRHLGAMQAQDYAMAKWAIGSRCDSSEKAIEEAVSSAEIIRTHILRPTWHFVASDDIYWMLDVSAPQVKRFTASAAKKYGYDDKKLDQVNSQIEKMLSGNNHLTRDEIMQELNIKKTSNEDFLSAAIMMNAELDGLVCNGRMKGKQITYSLLEERVAKPKNKLTKEEALAKLALRYFKSHGPATLLDFSWWSGFPPTTCKSTINAIELQLNSIEIDNQTYWFGNDISVESDFRESVHFLPAFDEILISYKTREASILTEHQSKAFTNNGIFKPIILENGKVIGTWKRTIKKDYAKIETQFFHESESHKKAILFEELKAFENYLGTKIVIE; from the coding sequence ATGACACATCAGGAAATATCACATTATCGTCTTATTTCGCAAAAGCTTTATAAAACGACTCCATGTTCACCGCAGGAAATTGTACGGCATTTAGGCGCCATGCAAGCGCAGGATTATGCGATGGCAAAGTGGGCGATTGGTTCTCGCTGTGATTCTTCTGAAAAAGCGATTGAAGAAGCTGTAAGTTCAGCCGAAATTATTCGAACTCATATTCTAAGACCAACCTGGCATTTTGTTGCTTCCGATGATATTTACTGGATGTTGGATGTTTCGGCGCCACAAGTCAAACGATTTACCGCTTCGGCTGCCAAAAAATATGGCTATGATGATAAAAAACTAGATCAGGTTAATTCTCAAATCGAAAAAATGTTAAGTGGGAATAATCATTTGACACGCGACGAAATCATGCAGGAACTTAATATTAAAAAAACTTCTAACGAAGATTTTCTAAGTGCCGCAATTATGATGAATGCCGAATTGGATGGTTTAGTTTGTAATGGAAGAATGAAAGGCAAACAAATCACTTATTCTCTACTTGAAGAAAGAGTTGCTAAGCCAAAAAACAAACTTACAAAAGAAGAAGCTTTGGCAAAATTAGCGCTTCGATATTTCAAAAGTCATGGTCCCGCAACGTTACTTGACTTTTCGTGGTGGTCTGGTTTTCCGCCAACTACCTGCAAATCGACTATTAACGCAATAGAGTTGCAATTGAATTCTATTGAGATTGATAACCAAACATATTGGTTTGGAAATGATATTTCTGTGGAATCTGACTTCCGCGAAAGCGTACATTTTCTTCCTGCTTTTGATGAGATTTTAATTTCGTATAAAACTCGTGAAGCGTCAATTTTAACTGAACATCAATCTAAAGCTTTTACCAATAATGGAATCTTTAAACCTATTATTCTCGAAAACGGAAAAGTTATTGGAACCTGGAAAAGAACTATCAAAAAAGATTACGCCAAAATAGAAACGCAATTTTTTCATGAAAGCGAAAGTCATAAAAAAGCGATTCTGTTTGAAGAACTTAAAGCTTTTGAAAACTATCTGGGAACAAAAATTGTGATCGAATGA
- a CDS encoding fumarate hydratase, translating into MIDFIYQDPYPILKDDTQYRKITSDFVKVEQFGEREVLTVDPKGLELLAEEALTDVSFMLRTTHLQKLRNILDDPEATDNDRFVAYNLLQNASVAAEGQLPSCQDTGTAIVMAKKGESIFTGVDDAEWLSRGIFNTYQKRNLRYSQIVPISMFEEKNSGSNLPAQIDIYAKKGTSYEFLFMAKGGGSANKTYLYQQTKSLLNDKSMDAFIRTKIKDLGTSACPPYHLALVIGGTSAEANLSAVKKASAGYYDHLPTSGNMAGQAFRDIEWEQRVQKICQESAIGAQFGGKYFTHDVRVIRLPRHAASCPVGLGVSCSADRNIKGKITKDGIFVEQLEINPKQFLPETAPHLEAPVEIDLDMPMADILAKLSQYPIKTRLKLNGTVIVARDIAHAKIMELLEAGKPMPEYFKNHPVYYAGPAKTPEGMASGSFGPTTAGRMDVYVDEFQKHGGSMIMLAKGNRTKQVTDACQKYGGFYLGSIGGPAAILAQDNILKVEVVDFEELGMEAVRKITVKDFPAFIITDDKGNDFFENL; encoded by the coding sequence ATGATTGATTTTATATACCAAGACCCTTATCCTATTTTAAAGGATGATACGCAATACCGCAAAATTACTTCTGATTTTGTAAAAGTAGAGCAATTTGGAGAACGTGAAGTTTTAACCGTTGATCCAAAAGGACTAGAATTACTGGCTGAAGAAGCCTTAACTGATGTTTCGTTTATGTTGCGAACGACACATTTGCAAAAACTACGCAATATTCTTGACGATCCTGAAGCTACAGACAACGATCGTTTTGTGGCTTATAATTTGCTTCAAAATGCTTCTGTCGCTGCCGAAGGTCAATTACCAAGTTGCCAGGATACAGGAACGGCGATTGTAATGGCAAAAAAAGGAGAAAGCATCTTTACTGGTGTTGATGACGCTGAATGGTTGAGTAGAGGAATTTTCAATACGTACCAAAAACGTAATTTACGTTACTCACAAATTGTTCCGATTTCGATGTTTGAAGAAAAAAATTCAGGCTCGAATCTTCCGGCGCAAATTGATATTTATGCTAAAAAAGGAACTTCTTATGAGTTCTTGTTTATGGCAAAAGGGGGGGGATCTGCTAATAAAACATACTTATACCAACAAACTAAATCTTTATTGAATGATAAATCTATGGATGCTTTCATTCGTACAAAAATCAAAGATTTAGGAACTTCGGCTTGTCCGCCTTACCATTTAGCTTTAGTAATTGGAGGAACTTCTGCGGAAGCAAATCTAAGTGCAGTTAAAAAAGCTTCGGCAGGATATTACGATCATTTACCAACTTCGGGAAATATGGCTGGTCAGGCTTTTCGTGATATCGAATGGGAACAACGCGTTCAGAAAATCTGTCAGGAAAGTGCAATTGGTGCTCAATTTGGAGGAAAATATTTTACGCATGATGTTCGTGTAATTCGTTTGCCACGACATGCAGCTTCTTGTCCGGTTGGATTGGGGGTTTCGTGTTCTGCTGATAGAAATATCAAAGGAAAAATTACTAAAGACGGAATCTTCGTTGAGCAATTAGAAATAAACCCAAAACAATTTTTACCGGAAACGGCTCCACATTTAGAAGCTCCTGTAGAAATTGATCTTGATATGCCAATGGCAGATATTTTGGCTAAATTGAGCCAGTATCCAATTAAAACTCGTTTGAAATTAAACGGAACTGTGATTGTTGCTCGTGATATTGCTCACGCAAAAATCATGGAATTATTGGAAGCCGGAAAACCAATGCCGGAATATTTTAAAAACCATCCTGTTTATTACGCCGGACCTGCAAAAACTCCGGAAGGAATGGCTTCAGGAAGTTTTGGACCTACAACTGCCGGACGTATGGACGTTTATGTTGATGAATTCCAGAAACATGGCGGAAGTATGATTATGCTTGCAAAAGGAAACCGTACAAAACAAGTTACAGATGCATGTCAGAAATATGGCGGATTCTACTTGGGTTCTATTGGTGGTCCTGCAGCAATTTTGGCACAAGACAATATCTTAAAAGTTGAAGTTGTTGATTTTGAAGAATTAGGAATGGAAGCTGTTAGAAAAATTACCGTTAAAGATTTCCCTGCTTTTATCATTACTGATGATAAAGGAAATGATTTCTTCGAAAATTTGTAA
- a CDS encoding methylated-DNA--[protein]-cysteine S-methyltransferase, with the protein MNHTVHIQTPIGIARIIGDENGVSEISVLDEGEISTEIPDELKDAVLQLQEYFDKKRLNFDFKLNPKGTEFQQKVWKSLLEIPYGKTISYMDQTKKLGDVKAIRAVASANGKNPLWIVVPCHRVIGTNGSLTGYAGGLYRKKWLLEHENPTTQQSLF; encoded by the coding sequence ATGAATCATACAGTTCACATCCAGACTCCTATAGGAATTGCGCGAATTATTGGGGACGAAAATGGAGTTTCGGAGATTTCTGTTTTAGATGAAGGAGAAATTTCTACAGAGATTCCCGATGAATTAAAAGATGCCGTTCTTCAACTTCAGGAATACTTTGATAAAAAAAGACTTAATTTCGATTTCAAACTAAACCCAAAAGGAACCGAGTTTCAGCAAAAAGTATGGAAATCTCTATTAGAAATTCCATATGGAAAAACGATAAGTTACATGGATCAGACTAAAAAACTGGGCGATGTAAAAGCGATTCGTGCCGTAGCATCTGCAAATGGCAAAAATCCGTTATGGATTGTCGTGCCTTGTCATCGTGTTATTGGCACAAATGGTTCGTTAACCGGTTATGCGGGAGGTTTATATCGTAAAAAATGGTTACTCGAACATGAAAACCCAACAACGCAACAAAGTTTATTTTAA